From one [Ruminococcus] lactaris ATCC 29176 genomic stretch:
- a CDS encoding GntR family transcriptional regulator: protein MGTDFEVTMDEYLPLRDVVFNTLRQAILRGELKPGERLMEIQLANKLGVSRTPIREAIRKLELEGLVLMIPRKGAEVAEITEKNLRDVLEVRCALEELAVQLACDRMDEEGIKAMKEASAEFCNTLDSDDITRIAQADVAFHDIIYAATDNRRLIQLLNNLREQMYRYRIEYLKKKECYPQLLEEHQTIIDSIESRDKDRATQITGQHIKNQAEAVVDTIREKEESV from the coding sequence ATGGGAACAGATTTTGAAGTAACGATGGATGAGTACCTGCCTCTGAGAGATGTGGTATTTAATACGCTGCGGCAGGCGATCTTAAGAGGGGAACTGAAGCCGGGAGAAAGACTGATGGAGATCCAGCTTGCGAACAAACTCGGAGTGAGCCGGACACCGATCCGTGAGGCGATCCGTAAGCTTGAGCTGGAAGGTCTTGTCCTGATGATCCCAAGGAAAGGTGCAGAAGTTGCAGAAATCACGGAAAAGAATTTAAGAGATGTACTGGAAGTGCGGTGTGCGTTGGAGGAACTGGCAGTCCAGCTTGCCTGCGACCGTATGGATGAAGAAGGGATCAAAGCGATGAAGGAGGCTTCCGCAGAATTTTGTAATACGCTGGACAGCGATGATATTACCCGGATCGCACAGGCGGATGTGGCATTTCATGATATCATTTATGCAGCTACGGATAACCGCCGTCTGATCCAGCTTCTGAACAATTTGCGGGAGCAGATGTATCGCTACAGGATTGAATATCTGAAAAAGAAAGAGTGTTATCCGCAGTTGCTGGAAGAACATCAGACGATCATTGATTCGATCGAAAGCCGGGATAAAGATCGTGCGACCCAGATCACAGGACAGCATATCAAGAACCAGGCAGAGGCAGTAGTAGACACGATCCGCGAAAAAGAAGAAAGCGTATAG
- the ispE gene encoding 4-(cytidine 5'-diphospho)-2-C-methyl-D-erythritol kinase encodes MNQIELKALAKINLGLDVLGRRENGYHDVRMVMQTIYLYDEVKLTKKKEPGIELTTNLGFLPTGDTNIAYKAAKLLIEEFGISEGVKIVLNKHIPVAAGLAGGSSDAAAVLFGMNRMFGLHLQQKDLMERGVKLGADVPYCIMRGTVLAEGIGEKLSVLPAMPKCTVLIAKPPVSVSTKVVYEALDSEEIIEHPDIDALIEGLRQKDLHRISENMGNVLEDVTIPMHPVIEELKQVMRENGAIGAMMSGSGPTVFGLFENRAAAREAQRKIRESGLTKQVYVTNVHNVRRK; translated from the coding sequence ATGAATCAGATCGAGCTGAAAGCACTTGCAAAAATAAACCTGGGACTGGATGTACTGGGAAGAAGAGAGAACGGATATCATGATGTGCGTATGGTCATGCAGACCATTTATTTGTATGATGAAGTAAAGCTGACAAAGAAGAAAGAACCTGGGATTGAACTTACGACCAACCTGGGATTTCTCCCGACAGGAGATACCAATATTGCTTATAAAGCAGCAAAGCTCCTGATCGAGGAATTTGGGATCAGCGAGGGTGTGAAGATCGTGTTGAATAAGCATATTCCGGTGGCAGCGGGACTGGCAGGCGGCAGTTCAGATGCAGCGGCTGTCTTATTCGGGATGAACCGCATGTTCGGACTCCACCTGCAGCAAAAAGATCTGATGGAACGTGGGGTAAAGCTGGGAGCAGATGTGCCTTACTGTATTATGAGAGGAACAGTGCTGGCAGAAGGGATCGGAGAAAAATTAAGTGTCCTCCCTGCCATGCCGAAATGTACGGTCCTGATCGCAAAGCCACCGGTCAGTGTATCAACCAAAGTAGTTTATGAGGCACTGGACTCAGAGGAGATCATAGAACATCCTGATATAGATGCTCTGATCGAGGGTCTGAGGCAGAAGGATCTTCACAGGATTTCAGAAAATATGGGGAACGTGCTGGAGGATGTTACGATCCCGATGCATCCGGTGATCGAAGAATTGAAGCAGGTCATGAGAGAGAATGGTGCGATTGGTGCGATGATGAGTGGCAGTGGTCCTACTGTTTTCGGACTTTTTGAAAACCGTGCTGCGGCAAGGGAGGCACAGAGGAAGATTCGTGAGAGCGGACTGACGAAGCAGGTCTATGTGACGAATGTGCATAACGTAAGGAGAAAATAA